From a single Nostoc sp. MS1 genomic region:
- a CDS encoding Uma2 family endonuclease, with amino-acid sequence MVQTPSKPITLDEFIKLPETKPASEYIDGQIIQKPMPQGKHSAIQTEFATTVNAILKPQQLGRAFSELRCTFGGRSIVPDVSVFTWGRIPRDDNGEIANTFPLAPDWTIEILSPDQSQTKVTKNILHCLKYGTQMSWLIDPDEQTVFVYRSKQETEVFDEPDSVIPVPSFISELHLTIKDLFAWLL; translated from the coding sequence ATGGTACAAACCCCATCTAAACCCATAACATTAGACGAGTTTATCAAACTACCAGAAACAAAACCCGCCAGTGAATATATAGACGGTCAAATTATCCAGAAACCAATGCCACAAGGAAAACATAGCGCAATTCAAACCGAGTTTGCTACTACTGTCAATGCAATACTGAAGCCTCAACAGCTTGGACGGGCATTTTCAGAATTGCGTTGTACATTCGGCGGACGTTCAATAGTTCCAGATGTATCTGTGTTTACATGGGGAAGAATCCCACGCGATGACAATGGAGAAATTGCTAACACTTTTCCTCTTGCTCCTGACTGGACAATTGAAATTTTATCACCCGATCAAAGTCAGACAAAAGTAACAAAAAATATTCTTCATTGCTTAAAATATGGAACTCAAATGAGTTGGTTAATTGACCCTGATGAGCAAACTGTGTTTGTTTATCGTTCCAAACAAGAAACTGAAGTATTTGATGAGCCAGATTCAGTTATACCTGTACCATCATTTATCAGTGAACTTCATCTGACTATTAAAGATTTGTTTGCTTGGTTGCTGTAG
- a CDS encoding DUF3368 domain-containing protein yields MIIVSNTSPINYLILIEQINLLPELFQQIIVPEAVYTELSDRFAPPPVQAWIANPPSWLKIQPVSQTADAIANLLDPGETEAILLAQELNADLLILDDMKARRIAKERGLAITGIIGILDQAATMKLIDLPVAIQNLKNTSFWASDSLLQKLLDKHS; encoded by the coding sequence ATGATTATTGTCTCTAACACTTCTCCAATCAACTACCTAATTTTGATTGAGCAAATTAATCTCCTACCTGAACTATTTCAGCAAATTATCGTTCCTGAAGCAGTTTACACCGAGCTATCTGATAGATTTGCTCCACCACCTGTTCAAGCCTGGATTGCAAACCCACCTAGCTGGCTAAAAATTCAACCTGTTAGCCAAACTGCGGATGCAATTGCAAATTTGCTTGATCCTGGTGAAACTGAGGCTATCTTACTAGCCCAAGAACTTAATGCGGACTTACTCATTCTAGACGACATGAAAGCAAGACGCATTGCTAAAGAAAGAGGTTTAGCTATCACAGGTATCATAGGCATTTTGGATCAAGCAGCAACGATGAAGCTCATCGATTTACCCGTCGCTATCCAAAACCTTAAAAATACATCTTTTTGGGCATCTGATAGTTTGCTTCAAAAGTTATTAGATAAGCATTCTTAA
- a CDS encoding UPF0175 family protein: protein MQIIIELPDDIANQLQVQPANISRRVLELIVADNYRRSRIGAAEVHRILNFSSRWETYEFLKREQAYLPYTEEDLEEDVQAIRNILGNE from the coding sequence ATGCAAATTATCATTGAACTTCCCGATGATATAGCCAATCAATTACAAGTGCAACCCGCTAATATTTCCCGCCGAGTTTTGGAACTCATTGTAGCTGATAATTATCGCCGTAGTCGCATTGGAGCCGCCGAAGTCCACCGAATACTAAATTTCTCTTCTCGATGGGAAACTTACGAATTTCTTAAACGTGAACAAGCCTATTTGCCTTATACTGAAGAAGACCTAGAAGAAGATGTTCAAGCAATTCGTAACATACTAGGTAATGAATGA
- a CDS encoding site-specific integrase yields MENQGKDKYQQAFADLEPLSSTDGSFLGSSLQAQQQREHMRAKVLEELDKVNLRLKSAKTKVSIRESNGSLQLRATLPIKPGDKDTKGTGRKQYNLSLNIPANLDGLKTAEEEAYELGKLIARKTFEWNDKYLGKEATKKDVTTIGELLEKFEEEYFKTHKRTTKSEHTFFYYFSRTQRYTNPQNLATAENLINSIEQIDKEWARYNAARAISSFCQTFNIEIDLSKYAKMPDRNSRNIPTDAEILSGISKFEEYLTTRGNQVNQDVKDSWQLWRWTYGMLAVFGLRPREIFINPDIDWWLSKENSDLTWKVNKECKTGERQALPLHKEWIDEFDLKNPKYLKMLATVISKKDNNNHAEITALTQRISWWFRKICLDFKPYDLRHAWAIRAHILGIPIKAAADNLGHSVQVHTQTYQRWFSLDMRKLAINQALTKRNEIDLIREENARLRMENENLKLEIEKLKMELVYKRS; encoded by the coding sequence ATGGAAAATCAGGGTAAAGACAAATATCAACAAGCCTTTGCAGACTTAGAGCCGCTTTCATCTACCGACGGCAGTTTTCTCGGTTCAAGTCTGCAAGCACAGCAGCAAAGAGAACACATGAGAGCCAAAGTCCTAGAAGAATTAGATAAAGTAAATCTGCGTTTGAAGTCTGCAAAGACCAAAGTATCAATCCGGGAATCAAACGGAAGTCTGCAATTGAGGGCAACGTTACCAATTAAACCCGGAGACAAGGACACAAAGGGAACTGGGAGAAAGCAGTACAATCTCAGTTTAAATATCCCTGCAAACTTAGACGGACTGAAAACGGCTGAGGAAGAAGCTTACGAATTAGGCAAATTAATTGCTCGTAAAACCTTTGAATGGAATGATAAGTATTTAGGTAAAGAAGCAACTAAAAAAGATGTAACAACTATAGGTGAGTTATTAGAAAAATTCGAGGAAGAATATTTCAAAACCCATAAACGCACCACAAAAAGCGAACATACATTTTTCTATTATTTTTCCCGCACTCAAAGATACACAAATCCACAAAACTTAGCAACGGCGGAAAATCTCATCAATTCAATTGAACAAATCGATAAAGAATGGGCAAGATATAACGCAGCCAGAGCTATATCTTCATTTTGCCAAACCTTCAATATAGAAATTGATTTGTCAAAATATGCAAAAATGCCCGATCGCAATTCGCGCAACATCCCCACAGATGCAGAAATACTATCAGGAATTAGTAAATTTGAAGAATATTTAACTACTAGAGGTAATCAAGTTAACCAAGATGTAAAAGATAGCTGGCAACTGTGGCGCTGGACGTATGGAATGTTAGCCGTATTTGGGTTACGTCCCAGAGAAATTTTTATTAACCCTGATATCGATTGGTGGTTAAGCAAGGAAAATTCAGACTTGACATGGAAGGTAAATAAAGAGTGTAAAACAGGGGAAAGACAAGCATTACCATTACACAAAGAATGGATTGATGAGTTTGATTTAAAAAACCCAAAATATTTAAAAATGCTGGCAACGGTAATTAGTAAAAAAGATAATAACAATCATGCAGAAATAACAGCATTAACACAACGAATAAGTTGGTGGTTCCGCAAAATTTGCTTAGATTTTAAGCCTTACGATTTACGTCACGCCTGGGCAATTCGCGCTCATATTTTAGGCATACCAATCAAAGCGGCGGCAGATAATTTAGGTCATAGTGTGCAAGTTCATACGCAAACTTATCAACGTTGGTTCTCTTTAGATATGCGGAAACTGGCGATTAATCAGGCGTTGACTAAGCGGAATGAGATTGATTTGATTAGAGAGGAGAATGCTAGATTGAGAATGGAGAATGAAAACTTGAAATTGGAGATTGAAAAGTTAAAGATGGAGTTAGTATATAAGCGGAGTTAA
- the nifK gene encoding nitrogenase molybdenum-iron protein subunit beta — protein MPQNPERIVDHVDLFKQPEYTELFENKRKNFEGAHPPEEVERVSEWTKSWDYREKNFAREALTVNPAKGCQPVGAMFAALGFEGTLPFVQGSQGCVAYFRTHLSRHYKEPCSAVSSSMTEDAAVFGGLNNMVEGMQVAYQLYKPKMIAVCTTCMAEVIGDDLGAFITNSKNAGSIPQDFPVPFAHTPSFVGSHVTGYDNMMKGILSNLTEGKKAATSNGKINIIPGFDTYVGNNREVKRMLGVMGVDYTILSDSSDYFDSPNTGEYEMYPGGTKLEDAADSINAKATVALQAYTTPKTREYIETKWKQETKVLRPFGVKGTDEFLTAISELTGKAIPEELEIERGRLVDAITDSYAWIHGKKFAIYGDPDLIISVTNFLLEMGAEPVHILCNNGDEAFKKEMEAILAASPFGKEAKVWIQKDLWHFRSLLFTEPVDFFVGNSYGKYLWRDTNIPMVRIGYPIFDRHHLHRYATLGYQGGLNILNWVVNTLLDEMDRNTNITGKTDISFDLIR, from the coding sequence ATGCCTCAGAATCCAGAAAGAATTGTAGACCACGTTGATCTATTCAAACAGCCAGAATACACCGAGCTATTTGAAAACAAGAGAAAGAACTTTGAAGGCGCTCACCCTCCTGAAGAAGTTGAAAGAGTGTCTGAATGGACAAAATCTTGGGATTACCGCGAAAAGAACTTCGCTCGTGAAGCTCTAACCGTTAACCCCGCTAAAGGTTGTCAGCCAGTAGGCGCTATGTTCGCTGCTCTGGGTTTTGAAGGTACTCTACCTTTCGTACAAGGTTCTCAAGGTTGTGTTGCATACTTCCGTACACACCTCAGCCGTCACTACAAAGAGCCTTGCTCCGCAGTATCTTCTTCCATGACAGAAGACGCAGCAGTATTCGGTGGCTTGAACAACATGGTTGAAGGTATGCAGGTTGCGTACCAACTGTACAAGCCTAAGATGATTGCTGTTTGCACCACCTGTATGGCTGAGGTAATCGGTGACGACTTAGGCGCGTTCATCACTAACTCTAAGAACGCTGGTTCCATTCCTCAAGACTTCCCAGTTCCCTTTGCTCACACACCTAGTTTCGTTGGTTCTCACGTAACTGGTTACGACAACATGATGAAGGGTATTCTGTCTAACTTGACAGAAGGTAAGAAAGCAGCTACCAGCAATGGCAAAATCAACATCATCCCTGGTTTTGATACCTATGTAGGTAACAACCGCGAAGTTAAGCGGATGCTGGGTGTAATGGGTGTTGACTACACCATTCTGTCTGATAGCAGCGACTACTTCGATTCACCAAACACTGGTGAGTATGAAATGTACCCAGGTGGAACTAAGTTGGAAGATGCTGCTGATTCTATCAACGCTAAGGCAACAGTTGCTCTCCAAGCTTACACCACACCTAAGACCCGCGAATACATCGAAACCAAGTGGAAGCAAGAAACAAAAGTTCTACGTCCCTTCGGTGTTAAGGGTACTGACGAGTTCTTGACTGCTATCTCTGAATTGACTGGTAAAGCGATTCCTGAAGAGTTGGAAATCGAACGTGGTCGTTTAGTTGATGCTATCACTGACTCCTACGCTTGGATTCATGGTAAGAAGTTCGCTATCTACGGCGATCCTGACTTGATTATCTCCGTCACCAACTTCTTGTTAGAGATGGGTGCTGAACCTGTACACATCCTCTGCAACAATGGTGATGAAGCTTTCAAGAAAGAAATGGAAGCTATCCTCGCTGCTAGCCCCTTCGGTAAAGAAGCTAAAGTTTGGATTCAAAAAGACTTGTGGCACTTCCGTAGCTTGTTGTTCACCGAGCCTGTAGACTTCTTCGTCGGTAACTCCTACGGTAAATACCTGTGGCGCGATACCAATATCCCAATGGTACGTATTGGTTATCCTATCTTCGATCGCCATCACTTACACCGCTACGCTACCCTCGGCTACCAAGGTGGTCTAAACATCCTCAACTGGGTTGTTAACACTCTTCTGGATGAGATGGATCGCAACACCAACATCACTGGTAAAACCGATATCTCCTTCGACTTGATTCGCTAG
- a CDS encoding Mo-dependent nitrogenase C-terminal domain-containing protein, which translates to MSSTQIHHHHPNLHPPNYKKPGAFDVVLRPLRGWIDNFPVKNVRFAHLVCQVIPCCCPFERDVNLFGRTIHIPALCKLNPLYDEFVGLRFRALSYLADDCGVDVTKYIC; encoded by the coding sequence ATGTCATCAACTCAAATTCATCACCATCACCCTAATTTACATCCACCAAACTATAAGAAACCAGGCGCATTTGATGTTGTGCTTCGCCCTTTGCGTGGTTGGATTGATAATTTTCCGGTTAAAAATGTTCGTTTCGCTCATCTTGTCTGTCAAGTAATTCCTTGTTGTTGTCCTTTCGAGCGAGACGTTAATTTATTTGGACGGACTATCCATATTCCAGCTTTGTGTAAACTCAATCCTCTGTATGACGAATTTGTCGGATTGCGTTTCCGCGCTTTATCTTATCTGGCTGATGACTGCGGAGTGGATGTGACAAAGTACATTTGCTAG
- the nifE gene encoding nitrogenase iron-molybdenum cofactor biosynthesis protein NifE, with the protein MKNTQGKINELLNESGCEHNQHKQGEKKNKSCTQQAQPGAAQGGCAFDGAMIALVPIVDAAHLVHGPIACAGNSWGSRGSLSSGPQLYKMGFTTDMSENDVIFGGEKKLYKAILEIHKRYKPSAVFVYATCVTALIGDDMDAVCKTAAEKIGIPVVPVIAPGFIGSKNLGNRFGGESLLEYVVGTAEPEYTTPYDINLIGEYNIAGEMWGVLPLLEKLGIRVLSKITGDARFDEIRYAHRAKLNVMICSRALLNMARKMEEQYGIPYIEESFYGIDDMNRCLRNIAAKLGDPDLQARTEKLIAEETAALDLALAPYRARLKGKRVVLYTGGVKSWSIISAAKDLGIEVVATSTRKSTEEDKAKIKRLLGTDGIMLEKGNAKELLQLVKDTQADMLIAGGRNQYTALKARIPFLDINQERHHPYAGYVGMIEMARELYEALYSPIWEQIRKPAPWDEDMGTLAHEYATSQHPILASIEELI; encoded by the coding sequence ATGAAGAACACCCAAGGCAAAATCAACGAGCTACTAAATGAATCAGGATGCGAACACAACCAGCACAAACAAGGCGAGAAGAAGAATAAGTCTTGTACACAACAAGCACAACCAGGGGCGGCTCAAGGGGGCTGTGCTTTTGATGGGGCGATGATTGCTCTTGTACCCATCGTTGATGCTGCGCATTTGGTGCATGGGCCGATCGCCTGCGCTGGTAATTCCTGGGGTAGTCGCGGTAGTCTCTCTTCCGGCCCCCAGCTTTACAAAATGGGTTTCACTACCGATATGTCAGAGAATGATGTGATTTTCGGCGGTGAAAAGAAACTCTATAAGGCAATTCTAGAAATCCATAAACGTTACAAGCCATCGGCGGTATTTGTCTACGCTACTTGTGTCACAGCCTTGATTGGCGATGATATGGATGCTGTCTGCAAGACTGCGGCGGAGAAAATTGGCATTCCTGTTGTCCCTGTAATTGCTCCTGGGTTTATCGGCAGTAAGAACTTAGGCAACCGCTTTGGTGGTGAATCTTTATTAGAATATGTTGTCGGCACAGCAGAACCAGAGTACACCACACCCTATGATATAAACTTAATCGGCGAATATAACATCGCCGGGGAAATGTGGGGAGTCCTGCCGTTACTAGAAAAATTGGGTATTCGCGTTCTGTCGAAAATCACAGGCGATGCTCGATTTGATGAAATCCGCTATGCACACCGCGCCAAGCTGAATGTGATGATCTGTTCACGGGCGCTGCTCAATATGGCGAGAAAAATGGAGGAACAATACGGCATCCCCTACATTGAAGAGTCTTTTTATGGCATTGATGATATGAATCGATGTCTGCGTAATATTGCCGCTAAATTGGGCGACCCTGATTTACAAGCACGCACTGAAAAGCTGATTGCGGAAGAAACGGCGGCTCTAGATTTGGCGCTGGCTCCCTATCGCGCTCGTCTCAAGGGTAAGCGAGTCGTACTCTATACAGGCGGTGTGAAGAGTTGGTCAATTATCTCGGCGGCGAAGGATTTGGGTATAGAGGTTGTGGCTACCAGCACCAGAAAGAGTACAGAAGAAGATAAAGCTAAGATTAAACGGTTGTTGGGTACTGATGGCATTATGCTGGAAAAAGGCAACGCCAAGGAACTCTTACAACTGGTAAAAGATACACAAGCTGATATGTTAATTGCTGGTGGTCGTAACCAATACACCGCCTTGAAAGCTCGGATTCCTTTCCTTGATATCAACCAAGAACGTCATCATCCCTACGCTGGTTATGTCGGCATGATTGAGATGGCGCGGGAATTGTACGAAGCTCTCTACAGTCCGATTTGGGAACAAATTCGTAAGCCTGCGCCTTGGGATGAAGATATGGGGACACTGGCTCACGAATATGCAACAAGTCAACATCCTATTTTGGCATCTATCGAGGAGTTAATCTGA
- the nifN gene encoding nitrogenase iron-molybdenum cofactor biosynthesis protein NifN yields MAIVTLPNKSLAVNPLKQSQALGASLAFLGLKGMIPLFHGSQGCTAFAKVVLVRHFREAIPLATTAMTEVTTILGGEDNIEQAILTLVEKSNPDIIGLCSTGLTETRGDDIERFLKDIRDRHPEISHLPIVFAPTPDFKGALQDGFAAAVESIVKEIPQPGTTRSEQVTILAGSAFTPGDLQEIKEIVTSFGLVPIFVPDIGASLDGHLEDEYTAITASGTTVKQLQEVGCSAFTIALGESMRGAARILEERFNIPYEVFTELTGLEPVDEFIQALAILSSNPVPEKYCRQRRQLQDAMLDTHFYFGAKRISLALEPDLLWSMVRFLQSMGTQIHAAVTTTRSPLLEQLPIKSVTIGDLEDFEELAVGSDLLIGNSNLGAIAKRLSIPHYRLGIPIYDRLGNGHFTKVGYRGSMEVLFAIGNLFIDAEEGRVKNFHENFVTGNGSYS; encoded by the coding sequence ATGGCGATCGTTACGCTCCCCAATAAATCACTTGCAGTCAATCCTCTCAAGCAGAGTCAAGCTTTGGGTGCTTCTCTCGCCTTCTTGGGATTGAAGGGGATGATTCCTCTATTCCACGGTTCTCAAGGTTGTACAGCCTTTGCCAAGGTGGTGTTAGTCCGCCATTTCCGGGAAGCTATTCCCTTGGCGACTACAGCGATGACGGAAGTAACTACCATTTTGGGTGGTGAGGATAATATTGAGCAGGCGATTTTGACTTTGGTGGAGAAGTCCAACCCAGACATTATTGGTTTGTGTAGCACTGGACTAACTGAAACCAGAGGCGATGATATTGAACGCTTCTTAAAGGATATCCGCGATCGCCATCCTGAAATATCCCACCTCCCAATTGTATTCGCGCCTACACCAGATTTTAAAGGGGCGTTGCAAGATGGATTTGCGGCGGCTGTGGAAAGCATCGTCAAGGAAATTCCCCAACCCGGTACAACCAGAAGCGAACAAGTGACAATTTTGGCTGGTTCCGCCTTCACCCCCGGAGATTTGCAAGAAATTAAAGAGATTGTCACCTCTTTCGGACTTGTACCGATATTCGTACCTGATATTGGTGCTTCTTTGGACGGACACCTAGAAGACGAATATACAGCGATAACAGCCAGTGGGACAACGGTAAAACAACTACAGGAAGTTGGTTGTTCTGCTTTTACCATCGCCTTGGGTGAGAGTATGCGCGGTGCGGCCAGGATTTTGGAAGAAAGGTTTAACATCCCTTACGAAGTCTTTACCGAACTCACAGGTTTGGAACCCGTAGACGAATTTATCCAAGCCTTAGCAATTCTCAGCAGCAACCCAGTACCAGAAAAGTATTGCCGTCAACGTCGCCAATTGCAAGACGCGATGTTAGACACACACTTTTACTTTGGTGCAAAACGCATATCCTTGGCGTTAGAACCGGATTTGCTGTGGTCGATGGTCAGATTTTTGCAATCGATGGGGACACAAATTCACGCAGCCGTTACCACCACACGCTCACCCCTATTAGAACAACTACCTATCAAGAGCGTTACTATTGGGGATTTAGAAGACTTTGAAGAATTGGCTGTAGGATCAGACCTGCTCATTGGTAATTCTAACTTAGGAGCGATCGCCAAACGTCTTTCCATCCCCCACTATCGTCTCGGTATCCCCATTTATGACCGTTTAGGTAATGGTCATTTCACCAAAGTCGGCTATCGCGGCTCAATGGAAGTCTTATTTGCGATCGGTAACTTATTCATAGATGCAGAAGAAGGACGAGTCAAGAACTTCCACGAGAATTTTGTAACGGGTAATGGGTCATATTCATAA
- the nifX gene encoding nitrogen fixation protein NifX: MKIAFTTSDRVHINSHFGSAKEIDVYEINAEGYQFLETLNFEGDLQQDGNEDKVAPKLAALADCAIVYVVAIGGTAAAKLIKKGVTPVKARSEEEKISELLNKLVETLKGNPPPWLRKALQPKTRNFADELEDEATV, encoded by the coding sequence ATGAAAATAGCCTTTACAACCAGTGACAGAGTTCATATTAATTCGCACTTCGGTTCTGCCAAAGAAATTGATGTCTACGAAATTAACGCAGAAGGATATCAATTCTTAGAAACATTGAACTTTGAAGGCGACCTACAACAAGATGGTAATGAGGATAAAGTTGCACCAAAACTTGCAGCATTAGCTGATTGTGCGATTGTTTATGTAGTTGCTATTGGTGGGACTGCTGCTGCCAAATTGATTAAAAAAGGTGTCACTCCTGTAAAGGCGCGTTCCGAAGAAGAAAAAATCAGTGAACTCCTGAATAAATTAGTGGAAACTCTCAAAGGTAATCCTCCACCTTGGTTGCGGAAAGCATTGCAACCTAAAACTAGAAATTTTGCTGATGAACTTGAAGACGAAGCAACAGTATGA
- a CDS encoding NifX-associated nitrogen fixation protein, whose amino-acid sequence MTTENNLNGTAASVVSTSPFLKTLVLQIRGQDAYGVYRSWSDDLLLKAFVVTKQKKREISIEGEVDAVTQARIMSFFRAVAARIEQETGLISQVVIDLSHEGFGWALVFSGRLLLTVKTLRDAHRFGFDSLEKLAEEGEKFVEKGLDLAKKYREVSKL is encoded by the coding sequence ATGACAACCGAAAATAATTTAAACGGCACTGCTGCAAGTGTTGTTTCTACCTCTCCATTCCTGAAAACATTAGTCCTACAAATTCGTGGACAAGATGCTTACGGAGTTTATCGTAGTTGGTCTGATGATTTACTCCTTAAAGCCTTTGTTGTTACCAAACAAAAGAAACGGGAAATTTCTATTGAAGGCGAAGTTGACGCAGTAACCCAAGCGCGAATTATGTCATTCTTCCGCGCTGTAGCTGCCAGAATTGAACAAGAAACAGGCTTAATTTCTCAAGTTGTTATTGACTTAAGCCATGAAGGTTTCGGTTGGGCGTTAGTTTTCTCAGGTCGCTTATTACTGACTGTCAAAACCTTGAGAGATGCTCACCGTTTTGGTTTTGATTCTTTAGAGAAACTGGCGGAGGAAGGGGAGAAGTTTGTAGAGAAGGGGCTTGATTTGGCTAAAAAGTATCGAGAAGTGAGTAAGTTGTAA
- a CDS encoding CCE_0567 family metalloprotein, translated as MQIEETSIEEIKTKIKRLNSKAGQMKMDLHDLAEGLPTDYTKIMEVAAATYEIYRQLDELKQELKQLENAK; from the coding sequence ATGCAAATAGAAGAAACAAGCATCGAGGAAATCAAAACCAAGATTAAACGCCTCAACAGTAAAGCCGGGCAGATGAAAATGGATCTGCATGACTTAGCAGAAGGCTTGCCAACAGATTACACAAAAATAATGGAAGTTGCCGCCGCAACTTATGAGATTTATCGTCAGCTAGATGAACTCAAACAAGAGTTAAAGCAATTGGAGAACGCAAAATGA
- the nifW gene encoding nitrogenase-stabilizing/protective protein NifW gives MTKSLAEFKKLVDAEEYFKFFELDYDAKIVNVNRLHILKKFSQLMSEIDTNHPELSDEEKLNQYSLALQSAYQVFLESSPQEQKLFKVFKDKPKNVITLTELSSD, from the coding sequence ATGACTAAGAGTTTAGCAGAATTTAAAAAGCTCGTAGATGCAGAAGAATATTTTAAATTCTTTGAGCTAGATTACGATGCAAAAATTGTCAATGTTAATCGTTTGCATATTTTGAAAAAGTTTTCGCAATTAATGAGCGAAATTGATACTAATCATCCAGAGTTAAGTGACGAAGAAAAGTTAAACCAATATTCATTAGCTTTACAATCAGCTTATCAAGTATTCCTAGAATCTTCACCACAAGAACAAAAGTTGTTCAAGGTGTTTAAGGATAAGCCAAAAAATGTAATTACGCTAACAGAACTATCGTCTGATTAG
- a CDS encoding HesA/MoeB/ThiF family protein yields MINLTPTELERYSRQMMLPNFGEAAQKRLKSATVLVTGVGGLGGTAALYLAVAGVGRLILVRGGDLRLDDMNRQVLMTDDWVGKPRVFKAKETLQAINPDIQIETIHDYITPENVDSLVQSADMALDCAHNFTERDLLNAACVRWRKPMVEAAMDGMEAYLTTIIPGVTPCLSCIFPEKPEWDRRGFSVLGAVSGTLACLTALEAIKLITGFSQPLLSQLLTIDLNRMEFAKRKSYRDRSCPVCGNNAPWRYGQSNSLETSSNCTHS; encoded by the coding sequence GTGATCAACCTAACGCCTACCGAGTTAGAACGTTATAGCCGCCAAATGATGCTCCCTAATTTTGGCGAAGCAGCACAAAAACGTCTGAAGTCAGCGACGGTTTTAGTGACAGGTGTGGGGGGATTAGGCGGTACGGCGGCGCTTTACCTAGCAGTAGCGGGCGTTGGGCGACTAATCCTCGTCCGGGGCGGTGATTTGCGTCTGGATGATATGAATCGTCAAGTTCTGATGACTGATGATTGGGTAGGTAAGCCAAGGGTATTTAAGGCGAAAGAAACTCTACAAGCTATCAATCCTGATATCCAGATAGAAACAATTCACGACTATATTACCCCGGAAAATGTAGATTCATTGGTACAATCTGCGGATATGGCGCTGGATTGCGCTCACAATTTTACTGAGCGTGATTTGCTCAATGCAGCTTGTGTGCGCTGGCGGAAGCCAATGGTGGAAGCGGCGATGGACGGGATGGAGGCTTACCTGACAACGATTATTCCTGGTGTGACTCCTTGTTTGTCTTGTATCTTCCCGGAAAAACCAGAGTGGGATAGACGCGGCTTTTCTGTTCTCGGTGCTGTCTCTGGGACACTTGCTTGTCTAACAGCGTTGGAAGCAATTAAGTTGATCACTGGTTTTAGCCAGCCGCTATTGTCGCAATTACTCACCATTGACTTGAATCGGATGGAGTTTGCCAAGCGTAAATCATACCGCGATCGCTCTTGTCCAGTATGCGGTAATAATGCACCTTGGAGATATGGACAATCCAATTCATTAGAAACCAGCAGCAATTGCACACATAGCTAA
- a CDS encoding HesB/IscA family protein, giving the protein MTVTLTEKAEFRLRAFLRGSAKDGDETTKGIRVSVKDGGCSGYEYAMDVTSQPQPDDLVIQQGSVLVYVDAKSAPLLEGIVIDFVEGVVESGFKFSNPNATSTCGCGKSFKAGDCSPEGVPCS; this is encoded by the coding sequence ATGACCGTTACTTTAACAGAAAAAGCTGAATTTCGTCTACGAGCCTTCCTTAGAGGTTCTGCTAAAGATGGTGACGAAACTACAAAAGGTATTCGCGTATCTGTCAAAGATGGTGGTTGCAGTGGCTATGAGTATGCAATGGATGTCACCAGCCAGCCTCAGCCAGATGATTTAGTAATTCAACAAGGTAGTGTATTGGTTTACGTCGATGCAAAAAGCGCTCCTTTGTTGGAAGGAATTGTCATCGACTTTGTAGAAGGGGTTGTAGAGAGTGGTTTTAAATTCTCTAACCCGAATGCAACCAGCACTTGTGGTTGTGGAAAGTCTTTCAAAGCAGGTGATTGCTCTCCCGAAGGCGTACCTTGCAGCTAA
- a CDS encoding 2Fe-2S iron-sulfur cluster-binding protein gives MATYQVRLINKKENLDTTIEIDEDTTIVDGAEEAGIELPFSCHSGSCSSCVGKVVEGEIDQSEQIFLDDEQMAKGFALLCVTYPRSNCTIKTHQEPYLA, from the coding sequence ATGGCTACCTATCAAGTTAGATTGATCAACAAGAAAGAAAACCTCGACACCACAATCGAAATTGATGAAGATACTACAATTGTAGATGGTGCTGAAGAGGCTGGCATTGAGTTACCTTTCTCTTGTCATTCTGGTTCTTGTTCTAGCTGTGTAGGCAAAGTTGTCGAAGGCGAAATTGACCAATCTGAGCAAATCTTTTTAGATGATGAACAGATGGCTAAAGGTTTCGCTCTACTTTGTGTTACATACCCCCGCTCCAACTGCACAATTAAGACTCACCAAGAACCTTATCTTGCTTAA